A portion of the Streptomyces sp. NBC_00376 genome contains these proteins:
- a CDS encoding SDR family oxidoreductase, producing MNLGSLPGARERRVRTGGIELCVVELGDEQRPTVVLVHGYPDSKEVWTEVAKQLADQWHVVLYDVRGHGRSTAPKPLRGGFTLEKLTDDFLAVADAVSPDRPVHLVGHDWGSVQSWEFVTVKRTEGRIASFTSMSGPSLDHFGHWIKQRMTRPTPRRVGQLLGQGAKSWYVYMLHTPVLPELAWRGPLSKRWPKMLERLEKIPAGDYPTPSLPDDAAHGAWLYRDNVRARLSRPRTDAYAHVPVQLITPTGDIFLSEKLYDQLELWAPQLVRRTLDAKHWVPRTRPDQLAAWISEFVAANEAAKEDGRPVQDTAPTGAYADRFGGRLVLVTGAAGGIGRATAFAFAEAGARVVAVDRDAEGAARTAEMARLIGAPAAWGEAVDVSDEQAMEKLAEKVAAEYGIVDVLVNNAGIGLSGSFLDTTSEDWKNVLDVNLWGVIHGCRIFGRQMAERGQGGHIVNTASAAAYQPSRALPAYSTSKAAVLMLSECLRAELAERSIGVSAICPGIVNTNITATTHFAGADAAEEKRLRKRTSRLYGLRNYPPERVADAILKAVVRNQAVVPVTPEARGARLLSRFSPGALRGIARLKPPL from the coding sequence ATGAATCTCGGGAGCCTGCCGGGAGCGCGCGAGCGCAGGGTGCGTACGGGCGGAATCGAGCTGTGCGTGGTCGAGTTGGGCGACGAGCAGCGGCCCACGGTCGTCCTCGTGCACGGCTACCCGGACAGCAAGGAAGTCTGGACGGAGGTGGCGAAGCAGCTGGCCGACCAGTGGCATGTCGTGCTGTACGACGTGCGCGGGCACGGCCGGTCCACGGCCCCGAAGCCACTGCGCGGCGGCTTCACGCTGGAGAAGCTCACCGATGACTTCCTGGCCGTCGCCGATGCGGTGAGCCCCGACCGGCCGGTGCATCTGGTCGGGCACGACTGGGGGTCGGTCCAGTCCTGGGAGTTCGTCACGGTCAAGCGGACCGAGGGCCGGATCGCCTCGTTCACCTCGATGTCCGGCCCTTCGCTGGACCACTTCGGGCACTGGATCAAGCAGCGGATGACCAGGCCCACCCCGCGCAGGGTCGGCCAGCTGCTCGGCCAGGGCGCCAAGTCCTGGTACGTCTACATGCTGCATACGCCGGTCCTGCCGGAGCTCGCCTGGCGCGGCCCGCTCAGCAAGCGGTGGCCGAAGATGCTCGAGCGCCTGGAGAAGATCCCGGCGGGCGACTACCCGACCCCCTCGCTGCCCGACGACGCGGCACACGGCGCCTGGCTCTACCGCGACAACGTCCGCGCCCGGCTGAGCCGGCCGCGCACCGACGCCTACGCCCATGTACCGGTCCAGCTGATCACCCCGACCGGCGACATTTTCCTCTCGGAGAAGCTGTACGACCAACTGGAGCTGTGGGCGCCGCAGTTGGTACGCAGGACCCTCGACGCCAAGCACTGGGTGCCGCGCACCAGGCCGGACCAGCTCGCCGCCTGGATCAGCGAGTTCGTCGCCGCGAACGAGGCCGCCAAGGAGGACGGCCGTCCGGTGCAGGACACCGCGCCGACCGGGGCGTACGCGGACCGGTTCGGCGGCCGGCTGGTTCTCGTGACGGGCGCGGCGGGCGGCATCGGAAGGGCCACGGCTTTCGCGTTCGCCGAGGCGGGCGCCCGGGTGGTGGCCGTGGACCGGGACGCGGAAGGTGCGGCCAGGACGGCCGAGATGGCCCGGCTCATAGGAGCCCCGGCGGCCTGGGGCGAAGCGGTCGACGTCAGCGACGAGCAGGCGATGGAGAAGCTCGCCGAGAAGGTCGCCGCCGAGTACGGAATCGTCGACGTCCTGGTCAACAACGCCGGGATCGGTCTCTCCGGCTCCTTCCTGGACACCACGAGCGAGGACTGGAAGAACGTCCTGGACGTCAATCTGTGGGGCGTCATCCATGGCTGCCGGATCTTCGGCAGGCAGATGGCCGAGCGGGGCCAGGGCGGCCATATCGTCAACACGGCTTCCGCCGCCGCCTATCAGCCGTCCCGGGCGCTGCCCGCGTACAGCACCTCCAAGGCCGCCGTGCTGATGCTCAGCGAATGCCTGCGGGCCGAGCTCGCCGAGCGGTCGATCGGGGTCAGCGCCATCTGTCCCGGCATCGTCAACACGAACATCACCGCGACGACGCACTTCGCCGGTGCCGACGCGGCGGAGGAGAAGCGGCTGCGGAAGCGGACCAGCCGGCTGTACGGGCTCCGCAACTACCCGCCGGAGCGGGTGGCCGACGCGATCCTCAAGGCGGTGGTGCGCAACCAGGCCGTCGTGCCGGTGACCCCGGAGGCCCGCGGCGCCCGCCTCCTGTCCCGGTTCAGCCCCGGCGCGCTGCGCGGGATCGCCCGGCTGAAGCCGCCGCTGTGA
- a CDS encoding ABC transporter ATP-binding protein produces MRFPRVTALDRLSLDIGPGVTGLVGSNGAGKSTLIKILLGLSPATEGRATVLGLDVATSGAAIRERVGYMPEHDCLPPDVSATEFVVHMARMSGLPPTAARERTADTLRHVGLYEERYRPIGGYSTGMKQRVKLAQALVHDPQLVLLDEPTNGLDPVGRDEMLGLIRRVHTDFGISVLVTSHLLGELERTCDHVVVIDGGKLLRSSSTSDFTQTTATLAVEVTDSDTHPDGTDALRQVLTRAGVKLIGQDGLDAQGLPGAGHILLVEAVGEETYDIVRDSVAGLGLGLVRMEQRRHHIAEVFRTEGAPASVSESAPATAGAVQQPAVQQHAAQQKGSGRDEH; encoded by the coding sequence ATGCGGTTCCCCCGGGTGACCGCGCTTGACCGGCTCTCCTTGGACATCGGCCCCGGTGTGACCGGCCTGGTGGGTTCCAACGGAGCCGGCAAGTCCACATTGATCAAGATCCTGCTGGGTCTGTCCCCCGCCACCGAAGGCCGGGCCACGGTGCTCGGGCTCGACGTCGCCACCAGTGGCGCCGCCATCCGGGAACGGGTCGGCTACATGCCCGAGCACGACTGCCTGCCACCGGACGTCTCGGCCACCGAGTTCGTCGTCCACATGGCACGGATGTCCGGACTGCCGCCGACGGCGGCCCGTGAGCGCACTGCCGACACGCTCCGGCACGTGGGCCTGTACGAGGAGCGCTACCGCCCCATCGGCGGCTACTCGACCGGCATGAAGCAGCGGGTGAAGCTGGCGCAGGCGCTGGTCCACGACCCGCAGCTGGTCCTGCTCGACGAGCCGACCAACGGCCTCGACCCGGTCGGCCGCGACGAGATGCTCGGACTGATCCGCCGCGTCCACACCGACTTCGGCATCTCGGTCCTGGTCACCTCGCACCTCCTGGGCGAGCTGGAACGCACCTGCGACCACGTCGTCGTCATCGACGGCGGCAAGCTCCTGCGCTCCAGCTCCACCAGCGACTTCACCCAGACCACCGCGACCCTCGCGGTCGAGGTCACCGACAGCGACACCCACCCGGACGGCACCGACGCGCTGCGCCAGGTCCTCACCCGGGCCGGCGTGAAGCTCATCGGCCAGGACGGTCTCGACGCGCAGGGTCTGCCCGGTGCGGGCCACATCCTGCTGGTCGAGGCGGTCGGCGAGGAGACCTACGACATCGTGCGCGACAGCGTCGCCGGGCTCGGACTCGGCCTCGTACGGATGGAGCAGCGACGCCACCACATCGCCGAGGTCTTCCGTACCGAAGGGGCGCCTGCGTCCGTATCCGAGTCCGCACCCGCGACCGCCGGAGCCGTACAGCAGCCCGCCGTACAGCAGCACGCCGCACAGCAGAAGGGGAGCGGTCGCGATGAGCACTGA
- a CDS encoding ABC transporter permease, whose amino-acid sequence MSTETGTVAGSDTSRIHNIGYRSYDGPRLGRGYARRSLYSQSLRGAFGLGRSAKSKVLPMLLFGVMCMIAAIIDAVAIANPTATALPIKYTAFAIYLQAVIGLFLAAQAPQSVSRDLRFKSVPLYFSRPIERVDYVVAKLAAMASALFILTGAPLVILYAGALLGKFDFADQTKGFGQGLVSVGLLSVLFAALGLVMAALTPRRGFGVAAVIAVLTITYGAVSTVQAIAWQTGSTGAVEWLGLFSPITLIGGVQTAFLGASSAFPGGSGPDAGVGVVYLIVVLALVAGSYAVLMRRYRRVGL is encoded by the coding sequence ATGAGCACTGAGACCGGGACCGTGGCCGGGAGCGATACCTCCCGCATCCACAACATCGGGTACCGCTCCTACGACGGCCCACGGCTGGGCCGTGGCTATGCGCGGCGCTCGCTCTACTCGCAGTCGCTGCGCGGTGCGTTCGGACTCGGCCGTTCCGCCAAGTCCAAGGTGCTGCCGATGCTGCTCTTCGGCGTGATGTGCATGATCGCGGCGATCATCGACGCCGTCGCCATCGCCAACCCGACGGCGACCGCCCTGCCGATCAAGTACACCGCGTTCGCGATCTATCTCCAGGCCGTGATCGGCCTCTTCCTCGCCGCACAGGCGCCCCAGTCGGTCTCCAGGGACCTGCGCTTCAAGAGCGTGCCGCTGTACTTCTCGCGGCCGATCGAACGGGTCGACTACGTCGTGGCCAAGCTGGCCGCCATGGCTTCCGCGCTCTTCATCCTCACCGGCGCACCGCTCGTCATCCTCTATGCGGGCGCGCTGCTCGGGAAGTTCGACTTCGCCGACCAGACCAAGGGATTCGGGCAGGGGCTGGTCTCGGTGGGGCTGCTCTCCGTGCTCTTCGCCGCGCTGGGCCTGGTGATGGCCGCGCTGACACCGCGCCGCGGCTTCGGCGTCGCCGCGGTGATCGCCGTGCTGACCATCACCTACGGCGCGGTCTCCACGGTCCAGGCCATCGCCTGGCAGACGGGCTCCACCGGGGCCGTCGAGTGGCTGGGGCTCTTCTCCCCCATCACGCTGATCGGCGGCGTGCAGACCGCGTTCCTCGGAGCGAGCTCGGCCTTCCCCGGCGGGTCGGGCCCGGACGCCGGGGTCGGCGTGGTCTATCTGATCGTTGTTCTCGCGCTCGTCGCCGGCTCGTACGCCGTACTGATGCGCCGCTACCGGAGGGTCGGGCTGTGA
- a CDS encoding RNA 2'-phosphotransferase, whose product MDERRTVKVSKYLSKHLRHQPERIGITLDANGWVPIDTLLRAMARNNVPLTRAELDHVVAANDKQRFAVENGRIRASQGHTVPVDLDLPPAEPPAYLYHGTVGHALDSIRNEGLRPMARTHVHLSPDRETATRVGARRGRPVVLSVDAGAMHRAGHTFHVSANGVWLTASVPPEFLRFCD is encoded by the coding sequence ATGGATGAAAGACGCACCGTCAAGGTGTCCAAGTACCTCTCGAAGCACCTGCGCCATCAGCCGGAGCGGATCGGCATCACGCTCGACGCGAACGGCTGGGTGCCGATCGACACGCTGCTGCGTGCCATGGCCCGCAACAACGTCCCCCTCACCCGGGCCGAGCTCGACCATGTCGTAGCCGCGAACGACAAGCAGCGCTTTGCCGTGGAGAACGGCCGGATCCGCGCGAGCCAGGGCCATACCGTCCCGGTGGACCTCGACCTGCCACCGGCCGAGCCGCCCGCGTACCTGTACCACGGCACGGTGGGCCATGCGCTGGACTCGATCCGGAACGAGGGCCTGCGGCCCATGGCCCGCACGCACGTCCACCTCTCGCCCGACCGCGAGACGGCGACCAGGGTCGGCGCCCGGCGGGGCCGGCCCGTCGTCCTGTCCGTGGACGCGGGCGCGATGCACCGCGCGGGCCACACCTTCCACGTCAGCGCCAACGGCGTCTGGCTCACCGCTTCCGTACCGCCCGAGTTCCTGCGGTTTTGCGACTGA
- a CDS encoding MerR family transcriptional regulator, translated as MSGPGRPSVADRQSAAEYRIEDLAHASGATVRTIRAYQDRGLLPTPERRGRANVYRDTHLARLRQIADLLDRGYTLASIKELLDAWDTGRGLGGVLGLVAEVHGPWTDEQADRITRDELIRKFGGAPDDEAVAEAVELGVLEPIPGREDEFLVPSPQELAVAVELHAAGVPLSAISRHLRELRGQVEQIASRFLEFTTEHVFARYLGHRPPTDADAAEAAAMVRRLRPLAQQTVDAELARAMRTFATRHLHHHLASDTPLGSDPSSLATHRVDLPSETIRAVQELVGAENVSAFVTASTEREVQSRRLDALAPPVTKPELINQSG; from the coding sequence GTGAGCGGCCCCGGACGGCCGTCGGTGGCGGACCGGCAGTCCGCCGCCGAGTACCGGATCGAGGACCTGGCGCACGCGAGCGGGGCCACGGTCCGCACGATCCGCGCCTACCAGGACCGCGGCCTGCTGCCGACACCGGAGCGGCGCGGCCGGGCCAATGTGTACCGGGACACCCATCTCGCCCGGCTCCGGCAGATCGCCGATCTGCTGGACCGCGGTTACACGCTGGCCAGCATCAAGGAGCTCCTGGACGCCTGGGACACCGGCCGCGGTCTGGGCGGGGTGCTCGGGCTCGTGGCCGAGGTGCACGGCCCCTGGACGGACGAACAGGCCGACCGGATCACCCGGGACGAGCTGATCCGAAAGTTCGGCGGCGCTCCGGACGACGAGGCGGTCGCCGAAGCGGTGGAGCTCGGCGTGCTCGAACCGATCCCGGGCAGGGAAGACGAGTTCCTGGTGCCCAGCCCCCAAGAGCTCGCCGTCGCGGTCGAGTTGCACGCGGCTGGTGTGCCGCTCAGCGCAATCTCCAGGCATTTGAGGGAACTTCGCGGCCAGGTCGAGCAGATCGCCTCACGCTTCCTGGAGTTCACCACCGAGCACGTCTTCGCCCGTTATCTCGGCCATCGGCCCCCGACCGACGCGGACGCGGCCGAGGCGGCCGCCATGGTACGCAGGCTGCGTCCGCTCGCCCAGCAGACGGTCGACGCCGAACTCGCCCGTGCGATGCGGACGTTCGCGACCCGCCATCTGCATCATCACCTCGCCTCGGACACACCGCTCGGATCCGATCCCTCGTCGCTCGCGACGCATCGCGTGGATCTCCCCTCCGAGACAATCCGGGCCGTCCAAGAGCTGGTTGGCGCGGAGAACGTCTCCGCCTTCGTCACGGCCTCCACGGAACGCGAGGTGCAATCAAGGAGATTGGACGCACTTGCTCCACCTGTCACCAAACCGGAGCTAATTAACCAAAGCGGTTGA
- a CDS encoding ABC transporter ATP-binding protein, giving the protein MTTIEIDHTSRWFGNVVAVNDVSMTVGPGVTGLLGPNGAGKSTLINMMAGFLAPSTGKVTLDGKPIWRNEAVYKEIGIVPEREAMYDFLTGREFVVANAELQGLGDAEAQKALATVEMEYAQDRKISTYSKGMRQRVKMASALVHEPSVLLLDEPFNGMDPRQRMQLMELLRRTGEEGRTVLFSSHILEEVEQLASHIEVIVAGRHAASGDFRKIRRLMTDRPHRYLVRSSDDRALAAALIADPSTAGIEVDLGERALRIQAVDFGRFTELLPKVAREHGIRLLTVSPSDESLESVFSYLVAA; this is encoded by the coding sequence GTGACCACCATCGAGATCGACCACACCTCGCGCTGGTTCGGCAATGTGGTCGCCGTCAACGACGTGAGCATGACGGTGGGACCGGGCGTCACCGGGCTGCTCGGGCCGAACGGCGCGGGAAAGTCCACGCTGATCAACATGATGGCCGGATTTCTCGCCCCGTCGACCGGCAAGGTCACGCTGGACGGCAAGCCGATCTGGCGGAACGAAGCCGTGTACAAGGAGATCGGCATCGTGCCGGAGCGGGAGGCCATGTACGACTTCCTGACCGGCCGCGAGTTCGTCGTCGCCAACGCGGAGCTCCAGGGGCTCGGCGACGCGGAGGCGCAGAAGGCGCTGGCCACGGTCGAGATGGAGTACGCGCAGGACCGCAAGATCTCGACGTACAGCAAGGGCATGCGCCAGCGCGTGAAGATGGCGTCCGCCCTGGTCCACGAGCCTTCGGTGCTGCTGCTCGACGAGCCGTTCAACGGCATGGACCCGCGCCAGCGGATGCAGCTGATGGAACTGCTGCGACGGACGGGGGAAGAGGGTCGTACGGTGCTCTTCTCCTCCCACATCCTCGAAGAGGTCGAGCAACTCGCCTCCCACATCGAGGTGATCGTGGCCGGACGGCACGCGGCGTCCGGCGACTTCCGCAAGATCCGCCGGCTGATGACGGACCGCCCGCACCGCTATCTCGTACGTTCCAGCGACGACCGCGCCCTCGCCGCCGCGCTGATCGCCGACCCGTCGACGGCCGGTATCGAGGTGGACCTGGGCGAACGGGCCCTGCGGATCCAGGCGGTCGACTTCGGGCGCTTCACCGAGCTGCTGCCGAAGGTCGCGCGGGAACACGGGATCCGTCTGCTGACCGTTTCGCCGTCCGACGAGTCCCTCGAATCGGTCTTTTCCTATCTCGTAGCGGCCTGA
- a CDS encoding Cof-type HAD-IIB family hydrolase, with protein sequence MTSATDSPSPAVIRLIATDLDGTLLRDDKTVSDRTVAALAAAEEAGIEVFFVTGRPARWMDVVSDHVHGHGLAICANGAAVADLHAGGELVKVRPLERAIALDVVRSMRAAAPGTTFAVELATGIHYEPDYPPFHLDPGATVAVAEKLLHEETPGTGVPVLKLLAHHATLTPDDFLALARTTAGDRASFTRSSPTALLEVSGPGVSKASTLELCCAERGISPAEVVAFGDMPNDVEMLSWAGTSYAMGNAHPAALAAATGRTVTNGEDGVAVVIERIIAERRAADIGR encoded by the coding sequence GTGACCTCAGCTACCGACTCGCCTTCGCCTGCCGTAATCCGGCTGATCGCCACCGACCTGGACGGCACCCTGCTCCGCGACGACAAGACGGTCTCCGACCGCACCGTCGCCGCGCTGGCCGCTGCCGAGGAGGCCGGTATCGAGGTCTTCTTCGTCACCGGACGCCCGGCCCGCTGGATGGATGTCGTCAGCGACCACGTGCACGGCCACGGCCTGGCGATCTGCGCCAACGGCGCGGCGGTCGCCGATCTGCACGCCGGCGGCGAGCTGGTCAAGGTCCGGCCGCTGGAGCGCGCCATCGCCCTCGATGTCGTCCGCTCGATGCGCGCAGCCGCGCCCGGCACCACCTTCGCCGTCGAGCTGGCCACCGGAATCCACTACGAGCCGGACTATCCGCCGTTCCACCTGGACCCGGGCGCCACGGTCGCCGTCGCCGAGAAACTGCTGCACGAGGAGACGCCCGGCACCGGTGTCCCCGTGCTGAAGCTCCTCGCCCACCACGCCACGCTGACCCCGGACGACTTCCTCGCCCTGGCCCGTACGACGGCCGGCGACCGGGCCTCCTTCACCCGGTCCAGCCCTACGGCCCTGCTGGAGGTCAGCGGTCCGGGGGTCTCCAAGGCCAGCACGCTGGAGCTCTGCTGCGCCGAGCGCGGCATCTCGCCCGCCGAGGTCGTCGCCTTCGGGGACATGCCCAACGACGTGGAGATGCTGAGCTGGGCGGGCACCTCGTACGCGATGGGCAACGCCCACCCCGCCGCGCTCGCCGCCGCCACCGGCCGGACCGTCACCAACGGCGAGGACGGCGTCGCGGTCGTCATCGAGCGGATCATCGCCGAGCGCCGGGCAGCCGACATCGGGCGCTGA
- a CDS encoding LLM class flavin-dependent oxidoreductase, with protein sequence MVVSMRLSTVILPIHRWSEGQKIWRRAEDLGFHAAYTYDHLAWRTFRDGPWFGAVPTLTAAAAATDRLRLGTLVTSPNFRHPVTLAKDLITLDDVSDGRLTLGIGAGGNGFDATTLRRSDEEPWTPRERADHFDEFVPLLDQLLREPTVTYEGTFYAANEARNIPGCVQRPRLPFAVAATGPRGMKLAARYGQAWVTTGDPKLYETGTPEQSVEAIRGQLTRLGTACDSIGRDAAELDKILLTGFTPDRPLQSLDAFVDFAGTHFALGFTEIVIHNPIPDSDFAADEKVFERIATEGLAQLGR encoded by the coding sequence ATGGTCGTATCCATGCGTCTGAGCACGGTGATCCTCCCCATCCACAGGTGGAGCGAGGGACAGAAGATCTGGCGGCGGGCCGAAGACCTGGGGTTCCACGCCGCCTATACCTACGACCACCTGGCCTGGCGGACCTTCCGCGACGGCCCCTGGTTCGGCGCGGTGCCGACTCTCACCGCCGCGGCCGCCGCCACCGACCGGCTCCGCCTGGGCACCCTGGTCACCTCCCCCAACTTCCGGCACCCCGTCACGCTCGCCAAGGACCTCATCACGCTCGACGACGTCTCCGACGGGCGCCTCACCCTCGGCATCGGCGCCGGCGGCAACGGCTTCGACGCCACGACACTGCGTCGGAGCGACGAGGAGCCGTGGACGCCGCGCGAACGGGCCGACCACTTCGACGAGTTCGTACCGCTGCTCGACCAGCTGCTGCGTGAGCCCACGGTGACGTACGAGGGCACGTTCTACGCGGCGAACGAGGCCCGGAACATCCCCGGCTGTGTGCAGCGGCCCCGGCTGCCGTTCGCGGTGGCCGCCACCGGCCCGCGCGGAATGAAGCTCGCCGCCCGGTACGGCCAGGCCTGGGTCACCACGGGCGACCCGAAGCTCTACGAGACGGGCACCCCGGAGCAGTCCGTGGAGGCCATCCGCGGGCAGCTCACCAGGCTGGGTACCGCCTGCGATTCGATCGGCCGGGACGCCGCAGAGCTGGACAAGATCCTTCTCACCGGTTTCACCCCGGACCGCCCGCTCCAGTCGCTCGATGCCTTCGTGGACTTCGCGGGCACCCACTTCGCGCTCGGTTTCACCGAGATCGTCATCCACAACCCGATCCCCGACTCCGACTTCGCGGCGGACGAGAAGGTCTTCGAGCGCATCGCCACCGAGGGCCTGGCCCAGCTCGGCCGCTGA
- a CDS encoding M24 family metallopeptidase encodes MTSAVKDEKAPELRGFREVQSLAYACAEAVAARLEPGVTEREAARMQRDWLRERGVRDWFHLPFAWFGDRTAFAGFKVPLQFFPTNRKLEPGMPFILDMAPVYKGYTADIGYSGCLGLNPLHDKLLADLEVHRELILREARERRSLREIYEDVERLMIKQGYANRHRAYPFGVIAHKVDRVAERRWSPNVFGFGTQSLKGLMSDALHGHRDGWSPLWSPYRFSDHPPQPGLWAVEPHLGFRGTGAKFEEILVVTDSKDPEQSAFWLDDDLPHVRRWAEERVAA; translated from the coding sequence ATGACCTCGGCAGTGAAGGACGAAAAGGCCCCGGAGCTGCGGGGGTTCAGAGAAGTCCAAAGCCTTGCGTACGCCTGCGCGGAGGCGGTCGCGGCCCGGCTCGAGCCGGGGGTGACCGAGCGCGAGGCGGCTCGCATGCAGCGCGACTGGCTGCGCGAGCGCGGGGTGCGCGACTGGTTCCACCTCCCCTTCGCCTGGTTCGGGGACCGTACGGCGTTCGCCGGCTTCAAGGTGCCCCTGCAGTTCTTCCCGACCAACCGGAAGCTGGAGCCGGGGATGCCCTTCATCCTCGACATGGCCCCGGTGTACAAGGGCTACACGGCCGACATCGGCTATTCCGGCTGTCTCGGGCTCAACCCCTTGCACGACAAGCTGCTGGCCGATCTGGAGGTCCACCGCGAGCTGATACTGCGCGAGGCGCGTGAGCGGCGTTCGCTGCGCGAGATATACGAGGACGTCGAACGCCTCATGATCAAGCAGGGGTATGCCAACCGGCATCGCGCCTACCCCTTCGGTGTCATAGCCCACAAGGTCGACCGCGTCGCCGAGCGTCGCTGGTCCCCGAATGTGTTCGGCTTCGGCACCCAGTCCCTCAAGGGGCTGATGAGCGACGCACTGCACGGGCACCGGGACGGCTGGTCGCCGCTGTGGAGTCCTTACCGCTTCTCCGACCATCCACCGCAGCCCGGTCTGTGGGCGGTTGAGCCGCATCTCGGATTCCGCGGTACGGGCGCCAAGTTCGAGGAGATCCTGGTGGTCACCGACTCCAAGGACCCCGAGCAGAGCGCCTTCTGGCTGGACGACGATCTGCCGCATGTGCGGCGCTGGGCCGAGGAAAGGGTGGCGGCATGA
- a CDS encoding GAF domain-containing sensor histidine kinase, whose amino-acid sequence MPEQDPKDSLEAATRATRSLQGLSTEITARIPQLLEAMRSVGAGLELHSTLDRICETAAELARSRYAAIGVVDAEGEGLSDFVTYGVPDEVADEIGHRPDGHRGLLGALIHDPAPVRLADLTADPRFAGFPPGHPPMRTFLGVPIRVQGEIFGNLYLAEKDGGEFNDYDLHMVRVLATEAGIAIGNARLYEAARQRERWIDGSVAVTTALLSGGDADDALSVVAEQARRLADSAAGVVLLPTEDGGLEIVAVSSDDPTSSLGVIIGPESPVAAKLLGGEAVFVDDSASDARMVTRLAHQYGPSMLLPLHSGGRVLGALATPRARDGRPFTETERTLATQFASQAALALMMAEAQRDRERLAVYEDRDRIARDLHDLVIQRLFATGMMLESAQRRSDVPEVQTGVGRAVDELDVTIQEIRTAIFALQQEPAEAPSGLRTRVLREINMAAVPLGFKPSHRFLGPVDALVGELTGKNLIAALREALSNAFRHAEASLIDVVVDATATLPDGRNAVRLSVADDGVGIPGGGRRSGLRNLARRAESLGGASWFGPGIGEDGGGTTVVWEVPL is encoded by the coding sequence ATGCCGGAGCAGGACCCGAAGGACTCACTCGAAGCGGCTACTCGGGCGACTCGCAGCCTGCAGGGCCTGTCCACCGAGATCACCGCCCGCATCCCGCAGCTGCTGGAGGCCATGCGCTCCGTCGGCGCGGGCCTGGAACTGCACTCCACCCTCGACCGGATCTGCGAGACGGCCGCCGAACTCGCCCGCTCCCGCTACGCCGCCATCGGCGTCGTCGATGCGGAGGGCGAGGGGCTCTCCGACTTCGTCACCTACGGAGTACCGGACGAGGTGGCGGACGAGATCGGTCACCGCCCCGACGGGCACCGGGGGCTGCTGGGCGCACTGATCCACGACCCGGCACCGGTGCGGCTCGCCGATCTGACGGCCGATCCGAGGTTCGCCGGCTTCCCGCCCGGCCACCCCCCGATGCGGACCTTCCTAGGCGTCCCGATCCGCGTGCAGGGGGAGATCTTCGGAAATCTCTACCTGGCCGAGAAGGATGGCGGCGAGTTCAACGACTACGACCTGCACATGGTGCGGGTGCTCGCCACCGAGGCCGGGATCGCCATCGGCAACGCCCGGCTGTACGAGGCGGCACGCCAGCGCGAGCGCTGGATCGACGGATCGGTGGCCGTGACCACCGCGCTGCTCTCCGGCGGGGACGCCGACGACGCGCTCTCCGTCGTCGCCGAACAGGCCCGCCGCCTCGCCGACTCCGCCGCCGGGGTCGTGCTGCTGCCCACCGAGGACGGCGGTCTGGAGATCGTCGCCGTCTCCTCGGACGACCCCACCTCCTCGCTCGGGGTGATCATCGGGCCCGAGAGCCCGGTGGCGGCGAAGCTGCTGGGCGGCGAGGCGGTCTTCGTGGACGATTCCGCCAGTGACGCCCGCATGGTCACCAGGCTGGCCCACCAGTACGGCCCGAGCATGCTGCTGCCGCTGCACAGCGGCGGGCGGGTGCTCGGCGCGCTCGCCACGCCCCGCGCCCGGGACGGCCGGCCGTTCACGGAGACGGAGCGGACCCTTGCCACCCAGTTCGCCTCGCAGGCCGCGCTCGCGCTGATGATGGCCGAGGCACAGCGGGACCGGGAGCGGCTGGCGGTCTACGAGGACCGGGACCGGATCGCCCGCGATCTGCACGATCTGGTCATCCAGCGGCTGTTCGCCACCGGGATGATGCTGGAGAGCGCCCAGCGCAGGTCGGACGTGCCCGAGGTGCAGACCGGGGTCGGCCGGGCGGTCGACGAACTGGACGTGACCATCCAGGAGATCCGTACCGCGATCTTCGCGCTCCAGCAGGAACCCGCCGAGGCGCCGTCGGGGCTGCGTACCCGGGTCCTGCGCGAGATCAACATGGCGGCGGTCCCGCTGGGCTTCAAGCCCTCGCACCGGTTCCTGGGTCCGGTCGACGCGCTGGTCGGCGAGCTCACCGGCAAGAACCTGATCGCGGCACTGCGGGAGGCGCTGTCCAATGCCTTCCGGCACGCCGAGGCGTCGTTGATCGACGTGGTCGTCGACGCGACCGCCACGCTGCCCGACGGGAGGAACGCGGTACGGCTGTCGGTCGCCGACGACGGGGTGGGCATCCCCGGGGGCGGTCGGCGCAGCGGACTGCGGAACCTGGCGCGCCGGGCGGAGTCGCTCGGCGGTGCGAGCTGGTTCGGACCCGGGATCGGGGAGGACGGGGGCGGCACGACGGTGGTGTGGGAGGTGCCCCTCTGA